A single genomic interval of Leptospira dzoumogneensis harbors:
- a CDS encoding flavin reductase family protein: MSFSTDEFKNSLSHFASGVTVVTFSDTTRAGGLTVSSFSSLSLDPPLVLFNLQKNITSHDPLLASGLFTVNILSSDQQELSNQFASGKIDKHELIQKLACDLGHNGVPYLNGTLSRIECELEKQVDGGDHTIVIGRVLFAVSDDSKRPLLYYRRNYYNI; the protein is encoded by the coding sequence ATGTCTTTCAGCACGGACGAATTCAAAAATTCACTCTCCCATTTTGCATCCGGTGTAACTGTGGTTACTTTTTCAGACACCACTAGAGCCGGAGGATTAACCGTTAGCAGCTTTAGCTCACTTTCTTTGGATCCACCTTTGGTTCTTTTTAATCTTCAGAAGAATATAACAAGTCATGATCCCCTGCTTGCTTCCGGTCTCTTTACTGTGAACATTCTATCTTCCGACCAACAGGAACTTTCCAACCAATTTGCATCCGGCAAAATAGACAAACATGAGCTGATCCAAAAGCTGGCCTGTGACCTAGGGCATAATGGAGTGCCATATTTGAACGGCACATTGTCCAGAATAGAATGTGAGTTGGAAAAACAAGTGGATGGAGGAGACCATACAATAGTGATCGGAAGAGTATTATTCGCAGTATCCGATGACTCCAAAAGACCTCTTTTATATTACCGCAGGAATTACTATAATATTTAA